Within the Coriobacteriia bacterium genome, the region AAGACGCGCGACAAGCGTTCTGTTGAGCTCTTCGGGGAACGGTTGTCTGATGTCTCCGGTACGCATGCCGGCTTCGATATGCCCGACGTCTATCCCTTTGTACGCGGCCGATAAAGCAGCAGCAAACGTGGTCGTGGTGTCACCGTGCACCAGTACGATAACCGGCTTGGACCGGCTGAAAATTTCGCTTGTGCCGAGAAGAACTCGAGAGGTGATCTGGTCGAGAGTCTGTCCGTGAGTCATGATATCGAGATCGTAATCGGGAACGATGTCGAAAAAGTCCAGAACTTGGTCGAGCATCTCGCGATGTTGCGCCGTGACCAGCACGTGCGAATCGAAACGGGGGTCTGCTTCAAGGGCTTTTACGACGGGAGCCATCTTGATGGCCTCGGGTCGTGTGCCGAATATCGAGAGAACTTTTACTGGCATGAACATCTCCGATGTAATATTTACTTCTATTTCAGATGTGCTATTTTCTCATAATCGCTCAGCACGCGCTGTGCATTCAAAATTGCGTCGTGTCGTTTAAGAACAAACTCCCTATTTTTCAAACCGATGTCTGCGAGGTCATCCCTTTGTGCGTAAAGTTTTCGCAACACTTCGCCGAGCGTGGCCTTCGTCGCCTGAGAAAAAGGCGGTCGTTGCATCCCCGAAAGTTTCACATAACCGTCGTCGAAAGATACCACCACCGGCTTTCCATACGAGGCCGCCTCAACCGATACGACACAGTACCAACCGATCTGAACATGATCGATAACGACGTCAGCTTTCGACATTTCATTGAGCGCCTGCTCGTGCGTAGCATTTTCGACAAGCCTGAAATCGATGTCCAATCCTTCGGAAACCAGTGAATTGCACGTTTCGATAATCGACTCCGTACCCTTTGTCGAGCGTCTGCTTGGAGCGTGGACGATTCTCATCGGTAGCTGATTACTCGGCGGAATGAGCGGATTGGCCTCGATTCCCCACACACTCTGAGGCAAGAGCATCGCCCCGGGCACCGCAGGTAATAAATCGGGAGTAGTCACATAGACGAGATCCGCATATTTCATCGCTTCATCGAAGCGCCCTTGC harbors:
- a CDS encoding glycosyltransferase, whose product is MKVLHTPLNLASDAWSLVKGLRAIGVDAHLATISENIFVNSGDIDLTFKDCNSLARQYKKWRFVRKEMAQYDVVHFHTGHSILDYGNGPFMLMDMKTAHRRGQTIAVTYHGCEVRNLQEGGCPWPCSAPVCLLNNRQGRFDEAMKYADLVYVTTPDLLPAVPGAMLLPQSVWGIEANPLIPPSNQLPMRIVHAPSRRSTKGTESIIETCNSLVSEGLDIDFRLVENATHEQALNEMSKADVVIDHVQIGWYCVVSVEAASYGKPVVVSFDDGYVKLSGMQRPPFSQATKATLGEVLRKLYAQRDDLADIGLKNREFVLKRHDAILNAQRVLSDYEKIAHLK